aagcagatgcttaacccactgagccacctaagtgccctcCTCCCCTTGTACTTTTAAATTCCTTCGCTGGTAATCCTTAGCTGGGGGACTGTCCTTAGTTCATGAAAACTTCTGTGTCCACCCAGGAGAGGTGGGAAGTGCCTAGAAGTGTCTCCCCAGGGGTAAACATTAACCAATATCTGATGGATGAGAAGGTATGAATGCTCTAGCTGCCTTGCTGCCTAACTGGGGATGTTCTGAGATGTGATTTGTGCTGTCTTCAGAGCATCTCTGCAGGACTGAGCCAAAATTCCCTTTCTTAGGATTTGGTTTGATATCATACTCTAGTCTCGTCTCTTTCCCTTCTGGTTCTGCTTCCCAACTACCATTCTAGCATTTTCTGGGAACACTTCTTGATGAACACTTCTATATGGATCCTTGTCTCAAGATCTGCTTATGGGGATCCTGGCCTAAGACAATGACCTGCGTATTTTAAGTGACTGTAGATAAACCTTAACTCCTGAGAACTCAGGCATCATAGATAGGATAGTGTAGTAGGTTAGATGCTCAGATTTTAGGAGATGAGTCCTAAGCTCTATCACTTACTTTCCATATGGTCTTGGGAAATTCATTGAAGTCCATGCCTTTGTCTTCTCATCTGCAAGATGGGATTGATAATAGAACTATTTCATAGAGCTATTTCAAAcagtaaataagataatgtacTTAAAATGCATCTAGCACATAAGGCACTCAATAATGATTCAAAAATTAATGAGGGTGCTTTATATATATGCTGTGGCATGTCTAACAAAAGGAGGAGTTTCCTTTAAACGAAAATTTATAATAGATATGGAGATTTCCTTAGGAGAAAGAacagtattttattatgtataactGATGTGAAGTAAACAAAGTTAATACATCATTGATTTTAATGGGACTTTGCACAGTTTGATTAATATGCCATTATTGCATAGAAACATTTTACGTGCTGAGAAGTAGTAGCTGCTGCATTTGAATATCATTTGGTATAAAGTTTCAGCATATGCTATTTTCACTATATGTCTCTATGCATGCATTATCATCTGGTATAAAATATATCAGAtaataaatcaaaaaaagaaaaatgatatcttCCTACAACTATATCTCATATTTTTGTACTGAACAATATATCACCTTGGTGTCTTCATTAATACCACTATGGGGATGGTGCAATGACCACATCCTTTATTGGTCTGGTTTTCCTTTAAAGAACCTTAAGTGATGGCTTAGAGTAACTCAACTGTTCTCTTATCTATTTAAGAACTTACTATCCTAAAGCCAATTTTTCTTGGGCCCAATACCATGGAATTACTTTATATGCGAACCAATTTTATAATAATGTCTGGGCTCTATAAAATCCCCCTGATCGGGGTTCAAGCAAAGCTAGCTgatattaaattgtatttattacaAAGAGCACATTTCCTGgtagttttaaatttcattttgtgttaAAATCTCCTTGTAATTGCTGTCAttctctttatgttttcctctaaTTATTCTAACTAGAGTAAATTCTCAATTATTCAAGGACTGTGTAATCTGTAGATTTTCCAAATCCTCtctttttaattgtcttttaCTGTACACTCTTAACCatttaaatatttcctatttttataattcaCCAGATGATAAGTGATAGAGTGAGAAGCTCACATTAAAATAAgcagtttgttatttttatagaaattcctAGTAAAAGATTGATTCCAATGAATGcataaaatgaaagttttaacCATTTGTGGATCTTAATCTATTCTCCACCATCACTGATAGTTAGAATTCTATGCTTTGTTCttaaatatgataattttatCAAGAACAAAGCtgcaaggttttttgtttgttttggggcttgtttttattttttaaaatgatttatttatttatttatgataaacatagagagagagagagagagagggagagagagagaggcagagacacaggaggagggagaagcaggctccatgctgggagcctggacgcgggattcgatcccggcactccaggatcacgccctgggccaaaggcaggcgccaaactgctgagccacccaggcatcccagggctTGTTTTTAAAGGCCTAATGTCATCCCATTCCATACCACCCATTACTAAACTGCACATAGCTTGAGATAATGGAGGTTGGAGGTTTTGTTCACAAATTTGAAAGGATTAAAGAGTTCTTAAATAGAACAGTCCTTGAATGAATCTAGAAATTAAGCTGAAATGAGAGGGTaaggataaataccaaaataagCAGTAATTTGTAATCAATCAAAATACTCTTAGTTATGTTCTGAGCCCAGTACCTCAGAAAAAAATGTGCCCAAAGATATGGTGATGTGGGCAAAATGCATGCATAGGGATCTTAATCTTCATGTTCTTCTCTCACTAACTTCAGTTTTCTTTGACCCCAAGATATTTTTTCTGCTGTACCTTGGATTCTGGAGAAATACCTATTGTCCTCAATCCCATTATCCGAAAGTCTTCTGAACACTCAGCTATTTTCCTTTCACTCCCCATGTCAGGATTTCTATTCCCCTTTCCTGTCGATCTTTTCCAGTGATCAAAAGAACATgataaatagaatcatactgATTCTATCAATGATTCTATCAATCATACTGAAGGATGGTTTTGGCCCACCTGTAACCCGCGCCACCTTCGTTCCACTTTCCTTTTAAGAAAACTTGCactagaaagaaaatatctgaaaaaagagaaaagaaaagatctgtAAACCCAATGGAATTTTTGAATTCCTTTAATTTATTGAACAAAGGACAGAATGCTCTCCTGCCATGCATGTTTCTGTAAATGAATAAACTCAAACGATATTGATAAGTAGAGGGACAATGTCAGAACAGGTCTGACATTGGTTATTTGTTGGTTGGTTTATCCATACTACCAGGCAACGACTACTGAACAGAAAGTATACTGACACAGTTGAATGCAATCgtcaaaaagaaatgtttcacaCCCTACATTCTTCTTCCTGGCACTGTTTGGCCATAGGCTCTGGATCTTGAAATGTTTATTGCACCTCCTCTCCATTTTGGTGCATTTTGCTTTGTCTCAGTAACTCTTCCTTTTGCTCTTCCATCAAACTACCTTATTTACCGCAGTGTTTATTAGGATTAACATCTTTCTTTAATTGCTACTTTTACTGGTATTCTTAGTATTCCTGGCTACAAAGTTTTGATTGTCCACCCAGCCAATGTTCCCCCATTTACTTTTAGTGCACCATATTGCAGAATGTGATAGAATTTTTACAAATACGTACATCATGTGATTGCAAGGATGCCTGCAAAGCACTTTAAGGACTTACTTCCATCCCATCTTCCTTTTTGTGCAGGGGGCAGCCTGGAGAAAGGAGGACTATTTTCCTTCCTCACAGCTCTCTGTATTCTAAATGTGTGTTATAAGTGATTGTTTTTAGAGTTAAAAGGTGGCTACCCAATCAATTGAAATCTTCAGTCTTCATTTCAAGGTATTATCAGAAACAATGACTGTGATCATCAAAGCTCCCAAAGGAGCACAATTCCAATGTTACTGGTCAtgtcttactttaaaaaaaaaaaaaaaaaaaaaaaaaaaattgtgtttgttagatccagatttttgttttcaaatgtctTATCCTAGAAGCAAATACAGTATCTCGAGAAATAGTCTCATTATATCTTCTTCCACCTTACCATCACATTTTTCTCCGGGATCTCATAATCTATGTGATAAGTAACACTTTTGTGCTTGAGAGGAATTTTAAGGTTAGAATTGACTAAAGGGCTGGCTTCTTGTCCTTGCTCCAGCAGAGGTGAGATTTAGTTGAACTGACATCTACTTTCCAGGCTAAAGAATGTATGCAAACTACTGATGTAGGTAATTTTATTCTCCTACTATATCTCAGTTGCGGGttacatttcattatttatcATAGAACTTACTTGTTAGATAGTTGTTTATTAAATCATTAGAGTGAACGCTTCATTGGATGCTAGGACCTATAGCCAGAATGGCAAAAGTTCATCTATTTCATTGCTACTGCACTGAGCATTGTTTCCAGGGGGCCTCAGAAAGAATGCCACGCTTGGCTAGCCCTGTTAGGGAAACGGGTTCAGGGTCTATTTCATGAGTGCCTAGTAATGCCAACCTTGAGATCCTATATACTGAAGGTGGTTGTTTGAGGCCTATATCTCCAGTGGAACTTGCTGAAACGAAGAGGTTGTTTGGGAGTAGGAACTGATATATTTGTGTTCAACTGTTAAGAATTAGCTATGTAACCTTAGGCAAATCTTTCAATATCTGTGTTTTTTTCCAAGTATGTAAAGTGAGGGTAATTAAATTACCTGCCGTTCCTAACACCTACAGCATCCCCAGGAGCCCATtatcatttatgtattttcctttttggtttattCTATGAACATACCCACTTGGAAGCAAAAACTGTTTTACTGGTTTGTATCCTAAGTGCTTATCACAATGACTATTTCCTGGCATACTCAATAAAATGTCCATTGGTCCAGTGAATTGTAAGTATTTGGAAAGTTTCACAGTGCTAAACAAATATAAGCTGTCTGAAGAAAGCAAGCAGAACTTCACCATGTTTTTCCCTCCTTGGGGTGACAGCTCTTCCCGTGGTCCAATGACCCTAGGCAGAGCCAGTTCACAGAGAAGGGACAGTGCCTGGATTTTGGAGCATGTCACACTCTCGTCCTTCTGGAGGTGTTGTCACTCCAAAGGGCTTGGGGTTCCTTTGGATCACCTGGTATCGTTATACACTGCTCATTGTACACAGCCATGCTGATACTACCAAGCAAGACCTGTAAGAAAATCAACATGTTGAATATTTATTCTGTAGCACATTTTACACATGTCCAAATGCTTCAGGTTTGCATAGTTTTCTGTAATTACAACAGCTAGGAATCACTGAGAtcttactgtgtaccaggcactatgtGCTTGCGTGTATCAACTACATGTATTTACTCTATTCCCCGTATTACGCGTATCACATTTCTATGGAGCAGGTGTGATCGTTAAACCCTTTGCATGAGAGCACTGGAGACAAACAGAGGTTAAgtattttgcccaaggtcacacagttccAGTGGTGGAGTCTAGGCTCCAGCAGGATCTGTCTGGCTTTTAACGATATGCTATGGTGCCTCTTGACTAATCGCTCTTATAGCTATATTTTTAtgagaattcatttttcttttgggaaacaCTAACGAGGATATTAAAGCTTACTTGCCTCATTATGAAATACCGACTTTTTGCTTCTGTAATTACTGGGTTTTAACTGGTGTTCTCTTTACATGCTTATACTAGTGATGAGAACTCCATAGTATCTGCACATTTATAAAAGGGATTTCAAAAACTGGAATTCAGAATGTTTTTGTTTGCCCACATAGCAAATGGATTGTTACAGGAAGTCAAAAAAAGCATCAGAAATCTACCCAAAATCATACATTAGTATTGTAAATAAACGTTCATCTTATATAGTTgaccctaaaaaataaaaaggacttatTTTATACCTCCAGCTTAAATCAGGCCTACTTTACTATGACTGCACCATTTACACAGACTGTTAACTATCAAAACGGTGACAACTATCACTGTCATTGCTTGGATCTTGGCAAgtcattgattttgtatgtttCCTCTCCTAATGGAAGATCTCATGTGTTAACACCACATTTTAGCAAATTGGTTATAATACTTCAGTACTTTAATATGTgatgaataaaggagaaaactcATTTACAATAAACAAAACTATACTGAATTACTTCAAAGACCACTTCTCACACCTGTTTTCTATCAGCATACAAAAGCCACCAGTATGAAGAAAAAACATACATTAAGCATAAACTATCCTGAAGCTATATTCCGAAAGGGTTGTAACACTTAAGAACTGACGATATTAAGTAGGCAAAAGCATTATTAAGTCGCAGTACACAAGACTTCttacttcatctataaaaatagaaTGCCAATGTTTTATTTGCCACAGGGATAAGGAGGGAAACATCCGTGAAATAAATTTGATAACATGACTCACACTTCATCACAAATGATTTTCCGAAATTCACAACTTTCACATTTGGctgagctaaaaagaaaaaaaaaaaagaactcaacaacactaaaaaaaggaaatttcaattGATGTAAGTAGGCCAGATCACATGATCTCCCCAAGTGAGAGTTTAAGTGAGTGCATTTCTCTAGCTGGGAAAAGATTTTCCTTAATTTAAAGAGCCTAAAGAATTTACCCAATATGATGAACAAACCCCTTGGGTCAGGTTCAGAAAGCCTTCTGCCAACTGGTTTAATAAAAGTCACACAAAACTTTATTATGTAACATACACGAAACATTGCCTTGGTTAAATCTTAATagtaaaatcaagaataaaaaaaaacccgTACTACTTCACTTTCAGATGTTTCTCTCCTAAATGTACCTTGTtgatgttgggggggggggggggtatgctGCACAATTATATATGGCCTATTTTActcaaaaaggagaaatgtgtTCGACTTTAGCACCCTATGGAAGTAGTTAAGTGTAAGAACAGGATAATTCAAACTGCTTCCTCACTCTCCTCCCTCTCATTACCAGAagcaaaagtttatttaaaaaaacaaggaggaaGAAGCACTGAAGCCTAGAGGCACCTAGGAAAGGAGGGAATTTCGAGAACGAAAGAATATGGCTCTGGAGAGATAATATTTAAGTCATAGTGGAAATTTATGGAGTCTAGGTAAACCCCGTTAGCCTTCTCCCTGGCTTCAGGTTTGGGTGGGAGACATCAGGGATGTGCACGGAGCCTTCCTCTGTGTTTGGCTTCCTTCCCgcgaaacaaaagaaacagaaatacaagTGCTTGGTACCACATGCTTTTTGAGGCCCAGTAATAAACAAGCTGTTTCCATCGTTGGGGGCCTCGGggttcactttttaaataaatatcgcCGGGAGAACCTCCTGGGAGGAGGAGACTCCAGTCCGCCTGCCTCCCGGGAAccgggcgcggggagggcgcggggaggcgCTGCGCCCACCTGCGCGCCGGGCTCCGCCGCGGCTCcggccccctgcaccccgccccgcaggccggccgcctggggctgggggtgggggcggcggaggaggaggccGCGCTCAGTCCTCCATGGCAAAGTCTTTGGTCTTTTCCTCCTGGTCGCCCACTTTGTAGCGCAGCAGCACGCGCAGGAGGCGGTGGTTGTCCCGGGAGGGCAGCAGCGTGATCTCTCCGGAAATGTCCGTGTCCTGCTCCACCGGCACCGGCTCGTTCAGGTAGAGCAGCGCTTGCTTCCAGTGCGTGACCGGGTGGAAGGGCGAGGTGGACAGCACCAGGGGCTTCTCCGCGTCCCCGCCGGGGAAGGTCACCTGGAACCAGACGGCGAAGCCGTGCATGGGCGCCGAGCCGTAGCAGCTGAAGCGGAAGCGGCCGCCCACGCCggcctccagctcctgctccaggCCGCTGCGGGCCAGCTCCAGCCGCGCGAAGCAGTGCGGCCGCGCCAGCACGTCCTCCCCGGACAGGCCCTGCACCACGATCTCCGAGTGGCCCATGAGGCAGCGCGTGGCGAAGCTCTCCAGGCAGCTCATGTCCACGCCGTAGAGCTGCTTCACCTGGCTCCAGAAGCCCAGGCGCAGCTCCAGCATCTGGTCGCTGACGGGCGCCACGAAGAGCTCGGCGGACGCCGGCAGCAGCAGGCCGCCCTCCTTGAGCCAGCGGGCCCGCGCGTGCAGCACGGAGCGCAGCATGGACTCGTGCAGCAGCCCGTAGCCCATCCACTCGCTCACGATGGCGTCCACCTGCTCGGGCAGCTCCACCGTCTCCACCGGCCCCGGCAGCACGTGCACGCGGTCCTCCAGCCCGTTGAGCCGCACCACGTCGCGGGCCTGCTGCCAGATGGCGCTGGCCTCCACGGCGTACACGCGCCGGGCGCCCGCCTGCACGCAGAAGAGGCTGAGGATGCCGGTGCCCGCGCCCACGTCCAGCACCGTCTTGCCCCGCAGCCCGGCCCAGTTCCGCAGGATGCCCAGGCGGTAGGCGTCGGTGCGGACGCGGTCCGCGATCATCTCCTCGTGCACCGAGATGTCCGCGTAGCACTCGTAGTACAGCTGGTCCCGCTCCCGCCGCGCCCTCCGGGGTCGCGGCGGGGCCGCCTCCGGCGCTCCGCCATCTTCCTCCtcacttccctcccctcctccgccgccgccgccccccgacTCAAGCTTTCTTTTCTTGGGCTGCGACATCTTGGCGGCCCCGGCCGACTCCCGGCGGGCCTTGCGCGGCTCCGCGCGGGCTCCGGGCAGCGGGGGCTTCTGGGACTTGTAGTGCCGGCTGGCACCGCCCACTATCCGGGGGAGAAGCCCGGAGCGCGGCCCCGCGCTGGCAGCcctgccgcccccgccgccccgcggaGCCGGGGGGGTGGGTCGGCGCCGCGCGCCCGAGTTCCGCGagcctctctccctcagcccctccgtTGCCCTCTGCCTCCGCCCGCTCTGAAGCCCGCCGCGCCCCGAGGTGAGGGGCGGTGCGCACGGTGTGAGCGCCACGAAGAAAGCCCTGCGGGTGGGAACCGGCCCTGGGCCGCGAGGAGACCCCGGGCCACGGAAGGGCCGCGCTGCCAGCCCCTGGCGGCGGGAGCCCCTGCAGTCGGGTCGCGCCCCGCCGGGCGACGCCGCCGCTCCCCAGGCCGCAGCGCGGGGACGCGAGGTGACGGGGACGCGAGGTGACGGGGCGGGCGCCGCTGGAGCTCCACGGCTCCGTCCTCCCTCCCTTGTTcgggttttctcttttaaagaccCTATTTATCCGTTGGTGAGACACGCGGCGGAGGGAGCGGCCGAAGGCGGCGCTGGGCCGcggagcccccggagcccccggagcccccggagcccccgggctgcccgcctGCCTCGCGGTTGCTTCCCCGCGTGGTCGTTGGCGTGGACGAGGTATTTTTCCTCTTCCGTTTCCCTTTCAGTCAACTGTCAGGGGTTCATTTCTTCCCTCCCTGTTGTTCACgatacaaataaaatacactttgAAGTATGTGCGGTGTCCGTGGGAGCGTCTGTGTTCCCAGCACTGTGCGAATAAACTTCTctcccagcaaaaaaaaaaaaaaaaaaaaaaaaaaaaaagacattgaagaaAGTTGACTTTATTTTCTGGTAGCCTCGGATTATGTCCATTGAACCGACGGGCCTGTATTCCGTATTTGGGGACTAAAGTCCCTTCacccctttcttccctctgttaATCTCTCGTTTAATGGAATAGGTTTATTGACCCGACATCCTCAGCTGTACTTGGAGGGCTCTCTTGCTCCTCAGTACAGTCAGCTGTAGCTTTCACAAAATACCTGTGCCTCTGTCTCACCTCAAACTAATTAAGTCAGAACCACTTCACGGGAGCCCCGCGCATGAAGTTTTAAAAGCTCCCTGGGGAATCTGAATGTGCGGCCAGAGTAAGAACCACTGTGTCTCCCTAAAATGATCTTAGTTAAATCTTGCTTCATTATTTTCATCGggtaaattatcttttttttttcccccccccccagtggcCTGGGCTCAACCATTTAAGGCTAAAAGTCTTCAAAACAGTTTGTCTTTCTGCCCAGTTTGATTCCTTGTTTTAAGGAAACAGGTGCAGAGCAGGCTGTGAGATTAGAGTCCTAAGTAAATGCGATCGCTTTAATACGTCACCTCTAAGCTGCTACTTAGGGCACTCCTCTcccattctttcctctctcaaaatctcctccttccccttttaaATGCACTCACTCCTCCAACCTGTTTTCAATTCACTTACTTATGGTCCCTTTTAAGAGAATTCTGAATATGTTTTGTTGGTTCTACTTCCAGAATATATCTTGAGTccatcttcttttctcctccactGCCAGCACCCTAGTCTAACCTTCCATCTTTGCTTGCCTGGAAATCAGTCTCCTAAGACATGGCTTAGCTTCTAATCATGCCCCTATCTATTCTGTTGTCCACGTAGCTATAAGAATGAGCTTTAAAAAACCCAAGTTAGACCAAGCCATTCTCCACTAACTTCCCATTCTAGGTACTGAAACAATCTAGTAGCGTCAAGTAGCTTCCCATCTCATCTCATGCTACTCTTCCCAGCTCCTCAGGCTCAAGATATGCTGGTCTTCCTGGCTCATGTCTTCACTTATGCTCTTCTAGGgcctggaacatttttttttttttttccccttagtacTTGACTTCAGGGGCTTTCTTTCATCCATTAGGTCTCTGCAAAAATATTACCTTCTGAGAAGGGCCCTCCTTCGctactttaaatatattgttttctgatactgtttatttctttcatagcttTTACAATTTCTGTGTTTACTTGCGTATCtattgttttgtaaaatataaactcCAAGAAGCTTGGACTTTTGTTTCCCCACTATTGTAGTTTCCTAGCCTAGAACAGATCCTGACGCA
This DNA window, taken from Canis lupus familiaris isolate Mischka breed German Shepherd chromosome 6, alternate assembly UU_Cfam_GSD_1.0, whole genome shotgun sequence, encodes the following:
- the PRMT6 gene encoding protein arginine N-methyltransferase 6, with translation MSQPKKRKLESGGGGGGGGEGSEEEDGGAPEAAPPRPRRARRERDQLYYECYADISVHEEMIADRVRTDAYRLGILRNWAGLRGKTVLDVGAGTGILSLFCVQAGARRVYAVEASAIWQQARDVVRLNGLEDRVHVLPGPVETVELPEQVDAIVSEWMGYGLLHESMLRSVLHARARWLKEGGLLLPASAELFVAPVSDQMLELRLGFWSQVKQLYGVDMSCLESFATRCLMGHSEIVVQGLSGEDVLARPHCFARLELARSGLEQELEAGVGGRFRFSCYGSAPMHGFAVWFQVTFPGGDAEKPLVLSTSPFHPVTHWKQALLYLNEPVPVEQDTDISGEITLLPSRDNHRLLRVLLRYKVGDQEEKTKDFAMED